In the genome of Pseudomonas protegens, one region contains:
- the ccoN gene encoding cytochrome-c oxidase, cbb3-type subunit I yields the protein MSTAISPTAYNYKVVRQFAIMTVVWGILGMGLGVFIASQLVWPELNFGLPWTTFGRLRPLHTNLVIFAFGGCALFATSYYVVQRTCQTRLISDSLAAFTFWGWQAVIVGAIVTLPLGYTTTKEYAELEWPLAILLAIVWVTYGLVFFGTITKRKTKHIYVGNWFYGAFIVVTAMLHIVNHASLPVSFFKSYSAYAGATDAMIQWWYGHNAVGFFLTTGFLGMMYYFVPKQAERPIYSYRLSIVHFWALITLYIWAGPHHLHYTALPDWAQSLGMAMSIILLAPSWGGMINGMMTLSGAWHKLRTDPILRFLVVSLAFYGMSTFEGPMMAIKTVNSLSHYTDWTIGHVHAGALGWVAMISIGALYHLIPKVFGRQQMHSIGLINTHFWLATIGTVLYIASMWVNGITQGLMWRAINDDGTLTYSFVEALQASHPGFIVRALGGAFFATGMLIMAYNVFRTVRASNPAEAEAAAQIAVVGAH from the coding sequence ATGAGCACAGCAATCAGTCCGACTGCTTATAACTATAAGGTAGTCCGCCAGTTCGCCATCATGACGGTGGTCTGGGGGATCCTTGGCATGGGGCTCGGTGTCTTCATCGCGTCGCAACTGGTCTGGCCGGAGTTGAACTTCGGTCTGCCATGGACGACCTTTGGACGCCTGCGCCCGCTGCACACCAACCTGGTAATTTTCGCCTTCGGTGGATGTGCATTGTTTGCCACCTCCTACTATGTCGTGCAGCGAACCTGCCAGACGCGACTGATTTCCGACAGCCTCGCGGCCTTCACCTTCTGGGGCTGGCAAGCGGTGATCGTCGGCGCGATCGTGACCCTGCCACTGGGTTACACCACCACCAAGGAATACGCCGAACTGGAATGGCCCCTGGCTATCCTGCTGGCGATCGTCTGGGTCACCTACGGCCTGGTGTTCTTTGGCACCATCACCAAGCGCAAGACCAAGCACATCTACGTCGGCAACTGGTTCTACGGTGCCTTCATCGTGGTCACCGCGATGCTGCACATCGTCAACCACGCCTCCCTGCCGGTCAGCTTCTTCAAGTCCTACTCGGCCTACGCCGGTGCGACTGACGCGATGATCCAGTGGTGGTACGGCCACAACGCCGTGGGCTTCTTCCTGACCACCGGCTTCCTGGGGATGATGTACTACTTCGTACCCAAGCAGGCCGAGCGTCCGATCTACTCCTATCGCCTGTCCATCGTGCACTTCTGGGCGCTGATCACCCTGTACATCTGGGCCGGTCCGCACCACCTGCACTACACCGCACTGCCGGACTGGGCGCAGTCCCTGGGCATGGCCATGTCGATCATCCTGCTGGCTCCGAGCTGGGGCGGCATGATCAACGGCATGATGACCCTGTCGGGCGCCTGGCATAAGCTGCGCACCGACCCGATCCTGCGGTTCCTGGTGGTGTCCCTGGCGTTCTACGGCATGTCGACCTTCGAAGGTCCGATGATGGCGATCAAGACCGTCAACTCGCTGTCGCACTACACCGACTGGACCATCGGCCACGTACACGCCGGCGCTCTGGGCTGGGTAGCGATGATCTCCATCGGCGCCCTGTACCACCTGATCCCGAAAGTCTTCGGCCGTCAGCAGATGCACAGCATCGGCCTGATCAACACCCACTTCTGGCTGGCGACCATCGGTACCGTGCTGTACATCGCCTCGATGTGGGTCAACGGCATCACTCAGGGCCTGATGTGGCGTGCAATCAACGATGACGGCACCCTCACCTACTCCTTCGTCGAAGCGCTGCAAGCCAGTCACCCGGGCTTTATCGTCCGCGCCCTGGGCGGTGCGTTCTTCGCCACCGGCATGCTGATCATGGCGTACAACGTGTTCCGCACCGTTCGCGCCTCGAACCCGGCTGAAGCTGAAGCCGCCGCTCAGATCGCTGTAGTTGGAGCTCACTGA
- the ccoO gene encoding cytochrome-c oxidase, cbb3-type subunit II, protein MKHEVVEKNIGLLAFFMVIAVSIGGLTQIVPLFFQDVTNKPVEGMKPRTALELEGRDVYIANGCVGCHSQMIRPFRAETERYGHYSVAGESVWDHPFLWGSKRTGPDLARVGGRYSDDWQRAHLYNPRNVVPESKMPAYPFLVENKLDGKDTAKKMEVLRKLGVPYTDEDIAGAKDAVKGKTEMDALVAYLQGLGTIIKSKR, encoded by the coding sequence ATGAAGCACGAAGTAGTCGAGAAGAACATTGGCCTGCTGGCCTTCTTCATGGTCATCGCCGTCAGCATTGGCGGCCTGACCCAGATCGTCCCGCTGTTCTTCCAGGACGTCACCAACAAGCCGGTGGAAGGCATGAAGCCGCGCACCGCCCTGGAACTGGAAGGCCGCGACGTGTACATCGCCAACGGCTGTGTCGGCTGCCACTCGCAGATGATCCGTCCGTTCCGTGCTGAAACCGAACGTTATGGCCACTACTCGGTGGCCGGTGAAAGCGTCTGGGATCACCCGTTCCTGTGGGGTTCCAAGCGTACCGGTCCGGACCTGGCCCGAGTGGGCGGTCGCTACTCCGATGACTGGCAGCGTGCGCACCTGTACAACCCGCGCAACGTGGTCCCCGAGTCGAAGATGCCGGCTTATCCGTTCCTCGTAGAAAACAAGCTCGACGGCAAAGACACCGCGAAGAAAATGGAAGTCTTGCGCAAGCTCGGCGTCCCTTACACCGACGAAGACATCGCCGGCGCCAAGGATGCTGTGAAGGGCAAAACCGAAATGGACGCGCTGGTAGCCTATCTGCAAGGCCTGGGCACCATCATCAAAAGCAAACGGTGA
- a CDS encoding CcoQ/FixQ family Cbb3-type cytochrome c oxidase assembly chaperone, whose product MDIGMIRGLGTLVVMVAFIGLALWVFSPKRKSEFEDATLLPFADDPDAIKHVEQASRSNKE is encoded by the coding sequence ATGGATATCGGGATGATTCGTGGCCTGGGCACCCTTGTTGTGATGGTGGCCTTCATCGGCTTGGCGCTCTGGGTGTTCAGCCCCAAGCGCAAGTCCGAGTTTGAAGACGCAACCTTGCTGCCGTTCGCGGATGATCCCGACGCCATCAAGCACGTCGAGCAAGCTTCTAGGAGTAACAAAGAATGA
- the ccoP gene encoding cytochrome-c oxidase, cbb3-type subunit III — protein sequence MTTFWSLYVTALSLGTIFALTWLLLSTRKGQRAEQTDETVGHSFDGIEEYDNPLPKWWFMLFVGTIVFALGYLVLYPGLGNWKGVLPGYNYLDNEKQTPFANGQSGWTGVHEWEKEMAKSDAKFGPIFAKYAAMPIEEVAKDPQALKMGGRLFASNCSVCHGSDAKGAYGFPNLTDADWRWGGEPETIKATIMGGRHAVMPAWLDAIKEQGVSDVAAYVLTNLDGRKLPEGIKADPVNGQKLFAANCAVCHGPEGKGTPAMGAPNLTHPAAFIYGSSFAQLQQTIRYGRQGVMPAQEQLQGNDKVHLLAAYVYSLSHGDKQADAE from the coding sequence ATGACTACGTTCTGGAGTCTGTACGTCACAGCCCTCAGTCTGGGTACCATCTTCGCCCTGACCTGGCTGCTGCTGTCGACCCGCAAGGGCCAGCGCGCCGAGCAGACCGACGAGACGGTCGGCCACTCCTTCGACGGGATCGAGGAGTACGACAACCCACTGCCGAAATGGTGGTTCATGCTGTTCGTCGGCACCATCGTCTTCGCCCTGGGTTACCTGGTGCTGTACCCGGGCCTGGGCAACTGGAAAGGCGTCCTGCCGGGCTACAACTACCTGGATAACGAGAAGCAGACCCCATTCGCCAACGGCCAGTCCGGCTGGACCGGCGTGCACGAGTGGGAAAAGGAAATGGCCAAGTCGGATGCCAAGTTTGGTCCGATCTTCGCCAAATACGCTGCGATGCCTATCGAAGAAGTGGCCAAGGACCCGCAAGCCCTGAAAATGGGCGGTCGCCTGTTCGCTTCCAACTGCTCGGTCTGCCACGGCTCCGACGCCAAGGGCGCCTATGGCTTCCCCAACCTGACCGACGCCGACTGGCGCTGGGGTGGCGAGCCGGAGACCATCAAGGCCACCATCATGGGCGGTCGCCACGCGGTGATGCCGGCCTGGCTGGACGCGATCAAGGAACAAGGCGTCAGCGACGTTGCCGCTTATGTCCTGACCAACCTCGACGGTCGCAAGCTGCCGGAAGGCATCAAGGCCGACCCGGTCAATGGCCAGAAACTGTTCGCCGCCAACTGCGCGGTCTGCCACGGTCCGGAGGGCAAAGGCACCCCAGCCATGGGCGCGCCCAACCTGACCCACCCGGCAGCCTTCATCTACGGTTCGAGCTTTGCGCAACTGCAGCAGACCATTCGTTACGGCCGTCAGGGCGTGATGCCTGCGCAGGAACAACTGCAAGGCAACGACAAGGTTCACCTGCTGGCGGCTTATGTCTACAGCCTGTCCCACGGTGACAAGCAGGCCGACGCCGAGTAA
- the ccoG gene encoding cytochrome c oxidase accessory protein CcoG codes for MSNQIPVQDVTPPAKNATNSVDLYASREKIYTRAFTGLFRNLRMLGGAGLFLLYFGTVWLNWGGHQAVWWNLPERKFFIFGATFWPQDFILLSGLLIIAAFGLFFITVYAGRIWCGYTCPQSVWTWIFMWCEKVTEGDRNQRIKLDKAPMSANKFLRKLSKHSLWLLIGFVTGMTFVGYFSPIRELVIDFFTGQADGWSYFWVGFFTLATYGNAGWLREQVCIYMCPYARFQSVMFDKDTLIVSYDPRRGESRGPRKKGADYKAQGLGDCIDCTMCVQVCPTGIDIRDGLQIECIGCAACIDACDSIMDKMEYPRGLISYTTEHNLSGQKTHKLRPRLIGYALVLLAMISLLITAFFMRSLVGFDVSKDRVLYRENAEGRIENVYSLKIMNKDQRDHTYVLDAAGLPDLKLQGKREIHVVAGDIVSMPVELSIAPEHLPSTTNEVKFILEDADDSSVHIEAKSRFIGPQIR; via the coding sequence ATGAGCAACCAGATTCCCGTACAAGACGTTACCCCGCCTGCCAAAAACGCGACCAACAGCGTCGATCTCTACGCCTCCAGGGAAAAAATCTACACCCGCGCCTTCACCGGCCTGTTCCGCAATCTGCGCATGCTTGGCGGCGCCGGATTGTTCCTCCTGTACTTCGGCACCGTGTGGCTCAACTGGGGCGGCCACCAGGCGGTCTGGTGGAACCTGCCGGAGCGCAAGTTCTTCATCTTTGGCGCCACGTTCTGGCCCCAGGATTTCATCCTGCTCTCGGGCCTGTTGATCATTGCCGCCTTTGGCCTGTTCTTCATCACCGTCTATGCCGGACGTATCTGGTGCGGCTACACCTGTCCGCAGAGCGTCTGGACCTGGATCTTCATGTGGTGCGAAAAGGTCACCGAAGGCGACCGCAACCAGCGCATCAAGCTGGACAAGGCGCCCATGAGCGCCAACAAATTCCTGCGCAAGCTGAGCAAGCACAGCCTCTGGCTGCTGATCGGCTTCGTCACCGGCATGACCTTCGTCGGCTACTTCTCGCCGATCCGTGAACTGGTCATCGACTTCTTCACCGGCCAGGCCGATGGCTGGTCGTATTTCTGGGTCGGTTTCTTCACCCTGGCCACCTACGGCAACGCCGGTTGGCTGCGCGAGCAAGTGTGCATCTACATGTGCCCCTACGCGCGCTTCCAGAGCGTGATGTTCGACAAGGACACCCTGATCGTCTCCTACGACCCGCGCCGTGGCGAAAGCCGTGGTCCGCGCAAGAAAGGCGCCGACTACAAGGCCCAGGGCCTGGGCGACTGCATCGACTGCACCATGTGCGTCCAGGTCTGCCCGACCGGCATCGACATCCGCGACGGCCTGCAGATCGAATGCATCGGCTGCGCTGCCTGCATCGACGCCTGCGACAGCATCATGGACAAGATGGAGTATCCGCGCGGGCTCATCAGCTACACCACCGAGCACAACCTCTCCGGACAGAAAACCCATAAACTGCGCCCACGCCTGATTGGCTACGCCCTGGTGCTGCTGGCCATGATCAGCCTGCTGATCACCGCGTTCTTCATGCGCTCGCTGGTGGGTTTCGATGTCAGCAAGGACCGCGTGCTGTACCGCGAGAACGCCGAAGGGCGGATCGAGAACGTCTACAGCCTGAAGATCATGAACAAGGACCAGCGCGATCACACCTATGTGCTCGACGCCGCCGGCCTGCCGGACCTGAAGCTGCAGGGCAAGCGCGAAATCCACGTGGTGGCCGGCGATATCGTCAGCATGCCGGTGGAGCTGTCGATTGCTCCGGAACACCTGCCCTCGACCACCAACGAGGTGAAGTTCATCCTTGAGGATGCCGACGACAGCAGCGTCCACATTGAAGCCAAGAGCCGATTCATCGGCCCCCAAATCCGTTAA
- a CDS encoding FixH family protein, whose translation MPAATATSPWYKHLWPWIIIGILACSVTLTLSMVTIAVNNPDNLVNDNYYEAGKGINRSLDRELLAQTLKMRASVHLDELTGEVELRLSGDSQPKTLELNLISPTQPEKDRKITLARSETEHGRYIGQLSDQVEGRRFVELLGVEGDKTWRMFEEEQVSHDKDLLLGDEPLQGAEDLN comes from the coding sequence ATGCCCGCAGCCACCGCCACCAGCCCCTGGTACAAACACCTCTGGCCCTGGATCATCATTGGCATTCTCGCCTGTTCGGTGACCCTGACCCTGTCCATGGTGACCATTGCCGTGAACAATCCGGACAACCTGGTCAACGACAACTACTACGAGGCCGGCAAGGGCATCAACCGCTCCCTGGACCGCGAACTGCTGGCCCAGACCCTGAAGATGCGCGCCAGCGTGCACCTCGACGAACTGACCGGCGAAGTGGAACTGCGCCTGAGCGGCGACAGCCAGCCCAAGACCCTGGAGCTGAACCTGATTTCGCCGACCCAGCCGGAGAAAGACCGCAAGATCACCCTGGCCCGCAGCGAAACCGAACACGGCCGCTACATCGGCCAGTTGAGCGATCAGGTCGAAGGCCGACGCTTCGTCGAGTTGCTGGGCGTCGAAGGCGACAAGACCTGGCGCATGTTCGAAGAGGAACAGGTCAGCCACGACAAGGACCTGTTGCTGGGTGACGAGCCGCTGCAAGGGGCGGAAGACCTGAACTGA